The following proteins are co-located in the Chitinophagales bacterium genome:
- a CDS encoding histidine kinase, translating to MKNRLGLHLLFWGTYLFLKTYVDVFLINYSYFNLAWEIRLAKALLPEAILLLPKILFAYFLMYYLIPRMGKESRWRLTATVTGVMALSLLLYHGLMQVIIMPMIHHEVPEQSAVSEGISRFIWRMLDILTVAGAACTLSLMRKQLKDAKREQQLIREKLQSELNFLRAQTNPHFLFNTLNSIYALARKQAPETAQVVMQLSKLLRYMLHECKETFVPLDREWKVIEDYIELEKIRYGVRVEVTCQTFVSNLQAPVAPLLLLPVVENAFKHGAGNNRGKTNISIHLEEQKGRLTFEVKNNIEAESEYKAAAADSGIGLSNVKRQLELLYPVHTFESSGNNGIFTTLLTFQWDDQTALPDR from the coding sequence ATGAAAAACCGCCTCGGGCTTCATTTGCTTTTCTGGGGGACTTACCTGTTCCTGAAAACCTATGTGGATGTATTTCTGATCAATTACTCGTATTTCAATCTTGCCTGGGAAATCCGTCTCGCTAAAGCTTTGCTGCCGGAAGCCATTCTGCTGTTGCCTAAAATACTCTTCGCCTATTTCCTGATGTACTATTTAATTCCCCGGATGGGAAAAGAAAGCAGGTGGCGGTTGACTGCAACAGTAACAGGCGTGATGGCACTCTCCCTACTGCTGTATCATGGACTGATGCAGGTGATCATCATGCCCATGATTCATCATGAAGTGCCTGAACAAAGCGCTGTTTCCGAAGGCATCTCGCGGTTCATCTGGCGCATGCTGGATATACTTACCGTGGCAGGAGCAGCCTGCACATTGTCGCTGATGCGCAAACAATTAAAGGATGCGAAACGTGAACAGCAGCTGATCAGGGAAAAACTGCAATCGGAATTAAATTTTTTACGGGCGCAGACCAATCCGCATTTTTTATTCAATACATTAAACAGCATTTATGCGCTGGCGAGAAAACAGGCGCCTGAAACCGCACAGGTGGTGATGCAATTGTCAAAATTGTTGCGTTACATGCTGCATGAATGCAAAGAAACTTTTGTGCCGCTTGACAGGGAATGGAAAGTGATTGAGGATTATATTGAGCTTGAAAAAATACGCTATGGTGTGCGCGTGGAAGTTACCTGTCAAACTTTCGTTTCCAACCTGCAGGCACCGGTTGCCCCATTGCTGCTGTTGCCGGTAGTTGAAAACGCATTCAAACACGGAGCAGGCAATAACCGTGGCAAAACAAATATTTCCATCCATCTCGAAGAACAAAAAGGCCGCCTTACTTTCGAAGTAAAAAACAATATAGAAGCAGAAAGTGAATACAAGGCCGCAGCAGCAGATTCAGGCATCGGGCTCAGCAATGTGAAACGGCAACTCGAATTGTTATATCCTGTTCATACCTTTGAATCTTCCGGGAACAATGGCATTTTTACCACGCTGCTAACCTTTCAATGGGATGACCAAACTGCATTGCCTGATCGTTGA
- a CDS encoding LytTR family DNA-binding domain-containing protein — protein sequence MTKLHCLIVEDEPLAAEVLTDYVRQVPFLHFLTWCSDAVQAMQVLREQRVDVIFLDLHLPAIKGFELLKTLTHKPQIIITTAYHEYALQGYEWQVTDYLVKPVEFSRFLQAANKLVAPVEPQQPLSGSLVNTAGHIFVTVDKKHVKILFAEILFIESQKDYLKLVMKNKTLVIRQTMYEMEQLLPAGQFIRIHRSYLISKDAVEKWDAAEVEISGQTLPIGRNYRGQVLKLMRV from the coding sequence ATGACCAAACTGCATTGCCTGATCGTTGAAGATGAACCGCTGGCCGCAGAAGTGCTGACCGATTATGTGCGACAGGTTCCGTTCTTACATTTTTTGACCTGGTGCAGCGATGCGGTGCAGGCAATGCAGGTGCTTCGTGAACAACGGGTGGATGTAATTTTCCTCGACCTGCATCTGCCGGCCATCAAAGGGTTTGAATTACTGAAGACACTTACACACAAACCCCAAATCATCATCACCACGGCTTATCATGAATATGCATTGCAGGGTTATGAATGGCAGGTGACCGATTACCTTGTAAAGCCGGTTGAGTTCAGTCGCTTTTTGCAGGCGGCCAATAAACTGGTTGCACCGGTTGAGCCGCAACAACCTCTTTCAGGCTCCTTGGTAAATACTGCCGGACATATTTTTGTGACGGTTGATAAGAAGCACGTAAAAATCTTATTTGCGGAAATATTATTCATTGAAAGCCAGAAAGACTATTTAAAGCTTGTGATGAAAAACAAAACCTTGGTTATCCGTCAGACAATGTATGAGATGGAACAATTGCTTCCTGCCGGTCAGTTTATCCGCATTCACCGCTCTTACCTCATATCAAAAGATGCCGTAGAAAAGTGGGATGCTGCTGAAGTTGAAATAAGCGGCCAGACCTTGCCGATTGGAAGAAACTATCGCGGGCAGGTGCTGAAGCTGATGCGAGTCTGA
- a CDS encoding DinB family protein, with protein sequence MNLSNQIAKNYRDVYYGGNWTWVNLKDTLAGITWEQAVAKVYDFNTIAMLVYHMHYYVRVSAKVLEGGPLDGKDRDSFDVPIIGSQQEWEQLLQNMWKDVDLYAALIEQLPEQKLWETFVDEKYGNYYRNLHGIIEHVHYHLGQIVLIKKILLQSKV encoded by the coding sequence ATGAATTTATCCAATCAAATCGCAAAAAACTACAGGGACGTTTATTACGGCGGCAACTGGACATGGGTCAACCTGAAAGATACGCTCGCGGGAATAACATGGGAGCAGGCAGTAGCGAAGGTGTATGATTTCAACACCATCGCTATGCTCGTTTACCATATGCACTACTATGTCCGCGTATCAGCAAAAGTATTGGAAGGCGGACCGCTTGATGGAAAGGACAGGGACAGTTTCGACGTACCAATCATCGGATCGCAGCAGGAATGGGAACAGTTGCTCCAAAACATGTGGAAGGACGTTGATCTTTACGCTGCGCTGATTGAACAATTGCCGGAGCAAAAACTATGGGAAACTTTTGTAGACGAGAAATATGGTAACTACTACCGGAACCTGCACGGAATAATTGAGCATGTTCATTATCACCTGGGTCAGATTGTACTGATTAAAAAAATCTTATTGCAAAGTAAAGTTTAA
- a CDS encoding aryl-sulfate sulfotransferase yields the protein MKSLPLLFLLLVSAAKCFGQYQFISPKPGAKSLPVQHNIIIRQGNVLLHADSQLFSITGIKSGKVPFRMIICDDKKTLNLNPLLPFATNDTITVIAAEGAVTVENAGAIPVLQFTFTTSSQKALEERSANSLWENEWDDVNEIVQKDAATTDDDDSLKLFTITTNLQPSPGSIFFDCKPATVLPGDSGLHVIGIIQNNGDSVYQQSFTGLPYDFHLGDNGYFITYRSDRGCYHMLDSNFHVVDSFAIVNGFAIDPHDCRVTADGYAFIIGAEDQPVGDEMSHVYRGSVIQGFDPHHNIIFEWRSLDYVDVSEGTHLNEDASTLDYVHTNSIEMDFDGNMITSNRNLDQVNKIDINTGEFIWRMGGVKNEFTFVNDPQKFSRQHDCRRLPNGNITLYDNGNFHPLSHSAAKEYKLDEVNKTATLVWSYKRPMVDGIIPYYLAMGNVQRLANGNTFINWGKRYNANLPSMTEVDSAGNIVWEMKLSADKQYIAYRAHKYDWNPCARPSADSMKVRDITGHSAKLSWECVANANQLYEVQYKIKEATTWATQTVLASADYLVLSFLQPSTTYDWRVKSWCDTVANTASGLSETKSFTTASDADNTVLQLYPNPAQDEVIIQSPGMETVQVFNMQGQLMKQVNNAQGGTSAMVLSIAAIPSGLYLVVAGNHDYRVAGMLSVVK from the coding sequence ATGAAATCACTTCCTCTTTTATTCCTGCTCCTTGTTTCAGCCGCTAAGTGCTTTGGGCAGTACCAGTTTATCTCTCCAAAGCCCGGAGCAAAAAGTCTCCCTGTGCAACACAACATCATCATCCGGCAGGGAAATGTTTTGCTGCATGCCGATTCGCAATTGTTTTCCATCACAGGCATTAAGAGCGGAAAGGTCCCTTTCAGGATGATTATCTGCGACGATAAAAAAACCCTCAACCTCAACCCTTTGCTTCCCTTTGCCACCAATGATACCATTACCGTGATTGCAGCCGAAGGTGCCGTTACCGTGGAAAACGCAGGAGCCATTCCTGTTTTGCAATTCACCTTTACAACCTCCAGCCAAAAGGCACTGGAAGAGCGGAGCGCAAATAGTCTTTGGGAAAATGAATGGGATGACGTAAATGAAATCGTGCAGAAAGATGCCGCAACCACCGATGATGATGACAGCCTTAAACTGTTTACCATTACCACCAACCTGCAGCCTTCTCCGGGCAGTATCTTCTTCGATTGCAAGCCTGCAACCGTTCTACCGGGCGACAGTGGCCTGCATGTGATAGGCATCATCCAAAACAATGGTGATTCCGTTTATCAGCAATCATTTACCGGCTTGCCTTATGATTTTCATTTGGGCGACAATGGTTATTTTATCACTTACCGGAGTGATCGTGGCTGTTACCATATGCTTGATTCCAACTTTCATGTGGTGGATTCTTTTGCCATTGTCAATGGATTTGCCATTGATCCTCATGACTGCCGGGTAACCGCTGATGGCTATGCATTTATCATCGGTGCGGAAGATCAGCCGGTAGGCGATGAAATGAGCCATGTTTACCGGGGTTCCGTAATCCAGGGATTCGACCCCCATCACAACATAATTTTCGAGTGGCGGAGCCTGGATTATGTTGATGTCAGCGAAGGCACGCACCTGAATGAGGATGCCAGCACGCTCGATTATGTGCACACCAATTCGATCGAGATGGATTTTGATGGTAATATGATCACCTCCAACCGCAATCTCGACCAGGTAAATAAGATTGATATCAATACCGGTGAATTCATCTGGCGAATGGGTGGTGTGAAGAATGAATTTACCTTCGTTAATGATCCCCAGAAATTTTCGCGCCAGCACGATTGCCGCCGCTTGCCCAATGGCAACATCACCCTGTATGACAATGGAAATTTCCATCCGCTGTCGCATTCTGCCGCGAAGGAATACAAACTGGATGAAGTGAATAAAACAGCTACCCTGGTGTGGAGCTATAAACGTCCCATGGTGGATGGCATCATTCCCTACTACCTTGCAATGGGAAATGTGCAGCGGCTGGCGAATGGAAATACATTTATCAACTGGGGCAAACGATACAACGCCAACCTGCCCAGCATGACAGAAGTTGACAGTGCCGGCAACATTGTTTGGGAAATGAAGCTGTCAGCCGATAAGCAATACATCGCTTACCGGGCGCATAAATACGACTGGAATCCCTGTGCGCGCCCTTCTGCCGATTCCATGAAGGTGCGGGATATTACAGGCCACAGTGCAAAGCTCTCCTGGGAATGCGTGGCCAATGCCAACCAGTTGTATGAAGTGCAATACAAAATTAAGGAGGCGACCACCTGGGCAACACAGACCGTTCTTGCATCTGCTGATTACCTGGTGCTTTCGTTCCTTCAACCTTCCACTACATACGACTGGCGTGTGAAATCATGGTGCGACACCGTGGCAAATACCGCTTCCGGGTTGAGCGAAACGAAATCTTTCACTACCGCTTCGGATGCTGACAATACCGTATTGCAGCTTTATCCGAATCCTGCACAAGACGAAGTGATCATTCAATCACCGGGAATGGAAACGGTGCAGGTTTTTAATATGCAGGGGCAGTTAATGAAGCAAGTTAACAACGCTCAAGGTGGCACATCAGCGATGGTGCTTTCGATCGCCGCTATACCATCCGGGTTATATCTTGTAGTAGCAGGCAATCATGATTACAGGGTGGCGGGTATGCTTTCTGTTGTGAAGTGA
- a CDS encoding DUF262 domain-containing protein: MKTLDFDYGSKDVQDFVSLFNQGRLNLEPGFQRQSVWSLNDRKKLIQSLLQNYPVPSIFLYKSADDKGRLKYDVLDGKQRIESILMFLGIRQFKRDWFQVKYSFSDEENYRLWDWQQLKRSRREHKITGYKLQTVEVSGDLTDIIDLFVRINSTGKRLTGQEKRHARYYSSQFLKVAGQLGNRYYKYFLENRVLSAGLLSRMKHIELICELLASFHTKQLMNKKTALDRIISGKTIDDRSLKRCRREFVTTLNLVKRLFPNIRSTRFRNSAELYSIFMMVWQLNNDKMILTVKNRNWQAQKLLEWMSNGVDELRTQISKAKGAKPDQQLFAAYLFTTRGDSDSSTTRNRRAQVLLQLFNGIFERKDEKRGFNTEQRRLIWNSELAKNCKSCGEKLTWDNFTIDHIKPYALGGKSVLSNAALMCRSCNSRKGKRLL, encoded by the coding sequence ATGAAGACATTGGATTTTGATTATGGAAGCAAAGATGTTCAAGATTTTGTTTCACTATTTAATCAAGGAAGGTTAAACCTAGAACCTGGTTTTCAAAGGCAATCAGTGTGGTCGCTTAACGATCGAAAGAAATTGATTCAATCATTGTTGCAAAACTATCCGGTGCCATCTATTTTTCTTTATAAAAGTGCGGATGACAAAGGGAGGTTAAAGTATGATGTTTTAGATGGTAAACAAAGAATTGAATCGATATTGATGTTTCTTGGGATTCGTCAGTTTAAAAGAGATTGGTTTCAGGTTAAATATAGCTTCAGTGATGAGGAAAATTATAGATTATGGGATTGGCAGCAGCTTAAAAGATCCAGGAGAGAGCATAAAATTACCGGTTATAAATTACAAACTGTAGAAGTCAGCGGTGACCTTACTGATATAATTGATTTATTTGTAAGGATTAATTCTACTGGCAAGCGGCTTACAGGCCAGGAAAAAAGGCATGCCCGGTATTATAGTAGTCAGTTTTTAAAAGTTGCAGGGCAGTTAGGTAACAGATATTACAAATATTTTCTTGAAAACAGGGTGTTATCGGCAGGCCTTTTATCACGCATGAAGCACATTGAGCTGATCTGTGAATTATTGGCATCATTTCATACAAAGCAATTAATGAATAAGAAAACAGCTCTTGATAGGATTATCAGTGGTAAAACTATTGATGACCGGTCATTAAAGAGATGCCGTAGAGAGTTTGTCACCACCTTGAATCTTGTTAAAAGGCTCTTTCCAAATATTCGTTCAACCCGGTTTAGAAATTCCGCAGAATTGTATTCAATTTTCATGATGGTGTGGCAACTGAACAACGACAAGATGATTTTAACAGTTAAAAATCGGAATTGGCAAGCGCAGAAATTGCTGGAATGGATGTCAAACGGGGTCGACGAACTCAGAACTCAAATTTCAAAAGCAAAAGGGGCAAAACCAGACCAACAATTATTTGCAGCTTATCTATTTACTACACGCGGGGACAGCGATAGTTCGACTACCAGAAATCGAAGAGCGCAGGTTCTTTTACAGTTATTTAATGGCATCTTCGAAAGGAAAGATGAGAAACGCGGATTCAACACCGAACAAAGAAGGTTAATTTGGAATAGTGAATTAGCGAAGAATTGCAAATCATGTGGTGAGAAGTTGACCTGGGATAATTTTACAATAGATCATATTAAACCTTATGCATTAGGAGGTAAAAGTGTTTTAAGTAATGCTGCACTTATGTGTAGGAGTTGTAATTCAAGGAAGGGAAAGCGGTTATTATAA
- a CDS encoding T9SS type A sorting domain-containing protein: MKLRLATLFTLLVFSNSGNSLYAQWSTIPSVDNALSAYPNQNWNNGFFFCKDGNNGAIYSWIQLENSSGQNHTYINRIDNNGQAKWGSSGIAVCYNASASQFPMGIREDGSGGCYVAVQDGASGFNVLIQHFDSNGAALWSGSGVQPFVYDQSVGQTEVSMLNTGSGVFVTAGCVISGGSEGIRAQKISFNGSKQWGAAGSIVRNFYSDHRAPVAVSDGNNGYIICWHDWLQHKARMQRLNSSGARQLDTAGIILNPVNALYGAVRLISDGNSNFIASWAFSLGGSEGLAAQKFNKNGIKQWGSNELIVCDTAGTQSSPALLSDGAGGCFMSWFDGRTLDGLAYIYAQRLNGSGVKQWAPQGVKVSTLNAYIHDLAPGANGGIKVGLSAFSNFAFRGQLQLISATGTLEAGATGLTVTGPINYLYNNGSMLPLANFETLFFFQTNSTQAYAKKIPSQCSITEPTGLSVTTSCAPNSANLTWEGNLFSTYEVRYKISSASAWTKLGNQGHINNYLFSGLQPNIQYSFSVRAVCDLTNDKTPWATKKKKTQNCRLGDTPEVPVSSAVMNIYPNPVNGSATVEYWNAEAQPVSFYVMDVTGKVSIEKQDLPVSQPGKMMIEFNTDDLAPGLYICLIRCGSTTATTKFIVQH, translated from the coding sequence ATGAAACTCAGGCTCGCTACTCTTTTTACCCTGTTGGTTTTTTCAAACTCCGGAAATTCTTTATATGCACAATGGTCCACCATTCCATCGGTTGACAATGCTCTTAGTGCCTACCCAAATCAAAATTGGAACAACGGTTTCTTTTTTTGTAAGGATGGGAACAATGGGGCAATTTATTCCTGGATCCAGCTTGAAAATTCCTCTGGCCAAAACCATACCTATATAAACCGTATTGATAACAATGGACAGGCGAAATGGGGCAGTTCAGGTATTGCTGTATGCTACAATGCGTCCGCTTCCCAATTTCCGATGGGAATTCGTGAAGACGGATCAGGTGGCTGTTATGTCGCCGTGCAGGATGGTGCCAGCGGCTTCAATGTGCTGATCCAGCATTTCGATTCCAACGGTGCAGCGCTATGGAGCGGCTCCGGCGTGCAACCATTTGTTTATGATCAGTCCGTTGGCCAGACGGAAGTATCGATGTTAAATACGGGTAGCGGCGTTTTTGTAACGGCCGGTTGTGTGATAAGCGGAGGTTCCGAAGGCATACGGGCACAAAAGATCAGCTTCAACGGCAGCAAGCAGTGGGGTGCGGCGGGCAGCATTGTAAGAAATTTTTATTCTGACCACCGGGCGCCGGTAGCGGTAAGCGACGGGAATAATGGATACATCATTTGCTGGCACGATTGGCTACAACACAAGGCAAGAATGCAACGGCTCAATTCAAGTGGAGCGCGGCAGCTTGATACCGCCGGCATTATACTGAATCCTGTTAATGCCTTGTACGGTGCTGTTCGTCTCATCAGCGACGGGAACAGCAATTTTATTGCTTCGTGGGCATTCAGCTTAGGAGGCAGCGAAGGTTTGGCCGCTCAAAAATTTAATAAAAACGGAATTAAACAATGGGGCAGTAATGAACTGATCGTCTGCGATACCGCGGGCACACAAAGTTCACCCGCTCTTCTTTCAGATGGTGCAGGCGGATGTTTTATGAGTTGGTTCGACGGAAGAACCCTGGATGGCTTGGCATACATTTACGCACAACGGCTGAATGGCAGCGGTGTAAAACAATGGGCGCCACAGGGTGTAAAAGTGTCAACCCTCAATGCATACATTCATGATCTGGCACCGGGTGCCAATGGTGGAATAAAAGTGGGGTTATCAGCTTTTTCGAACTTTGCGTTTCGTGGACAGCTTCAGCTAATCAGTGCAACGGGCACCCTTGAAGCAGGCGCAACAGGATTGACCGTGACAGGACCCATTAATTACCTGTACAATAATGGATCAATGCTTCCGCTGGCGAACTTCGAAACACTTTTTTTCTTTCAAACCAATTCAACACAAGCTTACGCAAAGAAGATCCCTTCACAATGCTCCATCACCGAGCCCACGGGGCTGAGTGTAACTACCTCCTGCGCACCTAACAGCGCCAACCTTACCTGGGAAGGGAACCTGTTCAGCACCTACGAGGTACGGTATAAAATTTCCTCCGCATCTGCATGGACCAAACTCGGCAACCAGGGACATATAAACAATTACCTCTTTAGCGGGTTACAGCCCAACATTCAATACAGCTTCTCGGTACGGGCCGTTTGCGATCTAACGAACGACAAAACACCGTGGGCCACCAAGAAAAAGAAAACGCAGAACTGTCGCCTCGGAGATACACCTGAGGTTCCTGTCAGCTCAGCGGTAATGAACATATACCCAAACCCGGTAAATGGCAGTGCCACGGTGGAATATTGGAATGCAGAAGCCCAGCCGGTTTCCTTTTATGTGATGGATGTTACAGGTAAGGTAAGCATAGAAAAACAGGATCTGCCGGTAAGCCAACCAGGGAAAATGATGATTGAATTTAACACCGATGATCTTGCCCCCGGCTTATATATTTGTCTTATCCGTTGTGGATCGACCACGGCGACCACTAAGTTTATTGTTCAGCATTAG
- a CDS encoding ATP-binding cassette domain-containing protein produces MSFLVLDKVVKNYATTRAVDEVSFSVPPQTIFGMLGPNGAGKTTTIRIITTILTADAGSVLFNGRPLEAMHAEKMGYMPEERGLYKKMKVWEQLVYLAQLKGMSARDAKRSVFEWMEKFNIKDWWNKRVEELSKGMSQKVQFIATVIHKPGLIILDEPFSGLDPINSNLIKDEIETLRKDGATIIFSTHRMEQVEEICENIILINKGKVILNGSVKDIRQQFKKNEFSIHYEGRAPALPPENFTLVRETDHELVVKTDSRFSSNDLLRELVNQQVHIKSFNELLPSLNEIFITQVEGKSHE; encoded by the coding sequence ATGTCTTTCCTTGTATTAGATAAGGTTGTAAAAAATTATGCCACCACACGGGCAGTTGATGAAGTGAGTTTCTCAGTACCTCCGCAAACGATTTTCGGGATGCTCGGCCCCAACGGGGCAGGAAAAACAACCACCATCCGCATCATCACCACCATACTCACGGCAGATGCCGGCAGTGTGCTTTTCAATGGCCGGCCACTTGAAGCCATGCATGCGGAGAAAATGGGCTACATGCCGGAAGAGCGCGGCCTCTATAAAAAGATGAAGGTATGGGAACAACTGGTGTACCTCGCACAGCTGAAAGGAATGAGCGCCCGTGATGCAAAACGCAGTGTATTCGAATGGATGGAGAAATTCAACATCAAAGACTGGTGGAATAAAAGAGTGGAAGAGCTCTCCAAAGGGATGTCGCAGAAAGTACAGTTCATTGCCACCGTTATTCACAAGCCCGGCCTCATCATCCTCGATGAACCGTTTTCCGGTCTCGATCCAATTAATTCCAACCTCATCAAAGATGAAATTGAAACGCTTCGGAAAGACGGAGCCACCATCATCTTCTCCACGCATCGTATGGAACAGGTGGAAGAAATATGCGAAAACATCATCCTGATCAATAAAGGAAAGGTGATTCTCAATGGCAGCGTAAAAGACATCAGGCAGCAATTCAAAAAGAATGAATTCAGCATTCATTACGAGGGCAGGGCACCGGCGTTACCACCCGAAAATTTCACGTTGGTCCGGGAGACAGACCATGAACTGGTGGTGAAAACAGATTCCCGCTTTTCATCCAACGACCTATTGCGCGAACTCGTGAATCAGCAGGTGCACATCAAATCGTTCAATGAACTGCTGCCATCCTTGAATGAAATTTTCATCACACAGGTAGAGGGTAAAAGCCATGAATAA
- a CDS encoding ABC transporter permease: protein MNKILLIIRREYVTRVKKRIFLITTILAPLSIGVVTLLPVYLASHGTQDEKIAIYDESGIFSAQLESRDHLTFGHINTANVPYDSLKKNYDAAGFSGILHIPSYFTIEKPADIEYFSSGQLGLMTKAAMEDQLNEIMRRGRLKAAHIAPEVMEGLNVPVNLVQANHSMSTAETSTVLGYVMGFMIYIVMITYGMMVMRGVMEEKNNRIAEVITSSVKPFQLMMGKIIGIALVGLTQFIIWIVLSGVIISVLKSLYGGGISDQPLQGMDTQYQQQGLSQMGSFITDLDKLPLLLIAAGFVFFFLGGYLLYASIFAAIGAASGEEGDQSLTFIATVPIIISIILMMSVLNQPNSRLAVISSLIPFCSPIIMVGRLPFGPPVWQIILSAVLLIAGFIFMVWMAGKIYRTGILMYGKKVTLREMMKWVRY from the coding sequence ATGAATAAAATACTGCTCATCATCCGCCGGGAATATGTTACCCGTGTAAAAAAAAGAATCTTCCTCATCACCACCATCCTTGCGCCGTTAAGCATCGGCGTGGTAACCCTGCTGCCTGTTTACCTCGCCAGTCATGGAACACAGGATGAAAAGATTGCGATTTATGATGAGTCAGGCATTTTTTCCGCGCAGCTTGAAAGCAGGGATCACCTCACCTTCGGCCATATCAATACGGCCAATGTGCCTTATGATTCACTGAAAAAAAACTATGACGCTGCTGGTTTCTCCGGCATCCTGCACATCCCTTCTTATTTCACCATCGAAAAGCCGGCCGACATTGAATACTTCAGCAGCGGGCAGCTTGGGCTGATGACGAAAGCAGCCATGGAGGATCAGCTGAATGAAATCATGCGACGTGGCCGCCTGAAAGCAGCGCATATAGCACCGGAAGTGATGGAAGGACTGAATGTGCCGGTAAATCTCGTGCAGGCCAATCATTCGATGAGTACGGCGGAAACATCCACCGTGCTGGGATATGTGATGGGTTTCATGATTTATATCGTGATGATTACCTACGGCATGATGGTGATGCGCGGCGTGATGGAAGAAAAGAATAACCGTATAGCGGAAGTCATCACTTCTTCCGTCAAACCCTTTCAGCTGATGATGGGAAAGATCATCGGCATCGCATTGGTCGGGCTCACACAATTCATCATCTGGATAGTATTATCCGGTGTGATCATCTCCGTGCTGAAAAGCCTGTATGGCGGCGGCATCAGCGATCAGCCATTGCAGGGAATGGATACGCAATACCAGCAACAGGGCTTGTCGCAAATGGGCAGCTTCATTACCGACCTCGATAAGCTGCCACTCCTGCTCATAGCAGCCGGCTTCGTCTTTTTCTTCTTAGGCGGTTACCTGCTGTACGCATCCATCTTTGCTGCCATCGGTGCAGCTTCCGGCGAAGAAGGTGACCAGTCACTCACTTTCATCGCCACGGTGCCTATCATCATTTCCATCATACTGATGATGTCAGTACTCAATCAGCCTAACAGCCGGCTGGCAGTCATCTCATCCCTTATTCCATTCTGCTCTCCCATAATAATGGTAGGCCGTTTACCGTTTGGTCCACCGGTATGGCAGATTATCTTGTCGGCGGTTTTACTCATTGCCGGTTTCATTTTTATGGTGTGGATGGCCGGCAAAATTTACCGGACAGGTATCCTCATGTATGGAAAGAAGGTGACTCTGAGAGAGATGATGAAGTGGGTGAGGTATTAA
- a CDS encoding M28 family peptidase, translated as MHLLKPIALLLSTLMIIAGCGGKKTGNVTTPVTKSTETAAAGAVVPDFSADSAYAFVARQVAFGPRIPGTAAQQKCAQWLEAKLKSYSSAVVLQDVKVTIYNGSQVPCKNIIASFHPEIKKRILLCAHWDTRPWSDQDSLHKKSPFDGADDGGSGVAVLLEIARLLHTQSVATGIDIALFDVEDYGPPYWEEKEGNEQPSQYCIGTQHWAKNPHVKDYRAYYGILLDMVGAKGATFPMEGLSMRYAPSVVKNVWDVANGLGYGNYFVYAKTNAITDDHAFVNSINGTPCIDIINMTDKGFAKHWHTQQDNLSVIDKATLKAVGQTLLQIIFNEAPGV; from the coding sequence ATGCATCTGCTGAAACCAATTGCCTTGCTGCTGTCAACCCTGATGATTATTGCCGGTTGCGGCGGAAAGAAAACAGGGAACGTAACAACTCCTGTAACTAAATCCACTGAAACGGCAGCTGCGGGCGCAGTAGTGCCCGATTTCAGCGCCGATTCAGCCTATGCCTTTGTCGCCAGGCAGGTGGCCTTCGGACCGCGTATTCCCGGAACGGCAGCACAACAAAAATGTGCGCAGTGGCTGGAAGCTAAGCTGAAATCCTATTCATCAGCTGTGGTGCTGCAGGATGTGAAGGTTACCATTTATAATGGCAGCCAGGTACCCTGTAAAAACATCATCGCTTCCTTCCATCCTGAAATCAAAAAGAGAATCCTGCTGTGTGCACACTGGGACACGCGCCCCTGGAGCGATCAGGACAGTCTTCATAAAAAAAGTCCTTTTGACGGTGCTGATGACGGCGGAAGCGGCGTTGCCGTGCTGCTGGAAATTGCACGGCTGCTGCATACACAAAGCGTGGCAACCGGAATTGACATTGCCTTATTTGATGTGGAAGATTACGGCCCGCCCTACTGGGAGGAGAAAGAAGGCAATGAGCAGCCATCGCAATATTGTATCGGCACACAACACTGGGCAAAAAATCCGCATGTGAAAGACTATCGTGCTTATTACGGTATCCTGCTGGATATGGTTGGAGCAAAAGGTGCTACTTTTCCCATGGAAGGATTGTCTATGAGATATGCTCCTTCCGTTGTAAAAAATGTATGGGATGTGGCCAATGGCCTCGGCTATGGAAATTATTTCGTTTACGCCAAAACAAATGCCATCACGGATGATCATGCATTTGTGAATTCCATAAACGGTACTCCGTGTATCGACATCATCAATATGACCGATAAGGGATTTGCCAAACACTGGCACACGCAACAGGATAACCTGTCTGTTATTGATAAAGCTACGTTGAAAGCCGTCGGCCAGACACTGCTGCAGATAATCTTTAATGAAGCACCGGGCGTATAG